In Novosphingobium sp. 9U, the DNA window AAGATCGATCGGAGCTTCGTTGCCGATCTCATCAACACCTCGGATGCGCTATCGATCGTTCAAGCGACTATTCAGTTATCCAAGAAACTTGGCATGCAAATTACCGCAGAGGGCGTTGAAAACGCCGAGCAGCTTGATCTCCTGGTCGCAGAAGGCTGCACTCAAGTTCAAGGATACCACATCAGCAGGCCCATCCCGGCGCAAGAGATCGTTTCATTGCTGACGAGGTACGGCGAGAACATGGGGGATTGCGTTACCGCGGCAGCAGCCTAGTTGCCCCTCAACGAGACAACCTGTTACTGCGACGCAAGCCAGGATGGATCGCGCCTAGGACGTTGCTACGGGCAGATCGGGCCGGCTGACAGCTTGAGTTGGATGGAAGAGGGCATCGCGAAAAGCTAAACGTCATCCGTACCCAAATCGCCGCCCGAACGACATAGCTAAGTTCCTGAACTACAAGAAGTTAGTTGCCCGCGCGGCGACCGCATATGCATAAGGCATAGGGTCAACAACGCTTCGACTTGCACTGGTCTAAACATGTGTTAGTCGGTGCAGGTGTTTAGAGGTTCTGCTCTTCAGCTTAGGCCCGAGTTGAAAGGTAATCTGGTCCGTTTGCGTCGCCCAGTGCCTGTCGATGCGGACGCCATCGTGGCTATACTTTCTGACTGGGAAGTTTCTCGGCATCTTTCTCTAATTCCCAATCCGTACACGCTTGCAGATGCTGTATTTTTTCTCGAGCACATCGTGTCGAACGAGTGGGTGTGGGCTGTCAACTTACCCGGCTCGGCCGCGCTGATCGGTGCGGTGAGCCTCATGCCTCGAGAGCGGCAGGATGTGGCTGAGCTAGGCTACTGGCTCTCGCCGGATTACTGGAACCAAGGCCTGATGACCGAGGCTGCGCTGTTGGTGATCTCGTACGGCTTCGAGGGGCTGGGCCTCACCGCGATCACCTCCGGGTGCTTCCAGGACAACACTGCCTCAGCCAGGGTGCTCGCCAAACTCGGCTTCGTTGAGACCAGACGAGTTAAGCGCCCGGGAGCCTTGGGGCACGACGACGTGAATTCGGTCGAGGTGATTTTGCAAGCGCCAGAATAATGGTCATAGCTGCGGCACAGCGCCGCGCCATCACTCGACCTTCATAGCAGCTGCGAGCTGCTTCTTGATTGTAGGGCCGCTCAGATGATCGTCGATCGATGAGTAGCCTTCCTGCTTCAGCCGGCGCCGGATATCGTCGATGCTCGTGCACGTACCGCTTCTGGCGAGGTCAAAGGCTCGGCTTACTGTTCCATCCTGCGTGCTCGCTATGTAGCTACGGACGCGATCTCATGTAAGATCTTGCAGTCATAGTAGTGCCGCAGCATCCGATATTGCTGCGGCGCGGATGACGATGCTGGGTGCTCTTCCACCCCAGCCTATCGGTGCGGAAGACGTGAGCGATGACCCAGACAGAACGAGACGCGATCATCATCAAGCTCCGGGCGAAGATCGGAGCGAAGGTCGAGAAGTTCGAGGACAATGTTGCGACGATATGGCCGACGATGAGCTTGGAGGAGCGTGAGCAGGCCAAGTGGATCGCCCAAGCATGCGTCGACTTGGATCCTTGGTTTTTGAAGTGATCAGGGAACTCAAGGAGCATTGCCCG includes these proteins:
- a CDS encoding GNAT family N-acetyltransferase; protein product: MFRGSALQLRPELKGNLVRLRRPVPVDADAIVAILSDWEVSRHLSLIPNPYTLADAVFFLEHIVSNEWVWAVNLPGSAALIGAVSLMPRERQDVAELGYWLSPDYWNQGLMTEAALLVISYGFEGLGLTAITSGCFQDNTASARVLAKLGFVETRRVKRPGALGHDDVNSVEVILQAPE